The DNA sequence GAGTATCTCGCGGCGCAGGACCACGGCCCGTGGGCGGCGTTCGATCTGTCGCTCGGGCGGGCGATGTACTCCGGATTCACGATGGGCGGACTCAAGGTCTCGATCGACGGTGAGGTGCTGCGCGAGGACGGCAGCGCGGTGCGCGGGCTGTACGCGGCGGGCGCCTGCGCGTCGAACATCGCCCAGGACGGCAAGGGCTACGCGAGTGGGACGCAGCTGGGCGAAGGCTCGTTCTTCGGGAGGAGGGCGGGAGAGCACGCAGCGCGGCGGGCGGGAGAACACGCAGCGCGGCGGGCGGGAGAACACGCCGCGCGGCGGGCGGGAGAACACGCCGCGAGGCGGGCGGGAGAACACGCCGCGAGGCGGGCGGGAGAACACACCGCGCAGCCCGCGGAGGCGCAGACCACCGAGCAACAGGCCGCGACAGCCCGAGACTAGCTGCGAGCCGGCTCTTCGCCGACCTCGCCCAGATGCCAGCGGCCGTCGCCGAGCAGCTGCAGCTCCTGGCTGTGGTGCTGCTCGACGGTGCTGCGGTGGCTGACGCTGACGAGGATGGTGTCCGGCAGCCGGTCCCGCACCAGCTGGTAGAGCATCAACTCCAGACCCTCGTCCAGCGCCGAGGTCGACTCGTCCAGGAACACCGCCTCGGGCCGGGTCAGCAGGATGCGCGCGAACGCCACGCGCTGCTGCTCACCGGGGGAGAGCACCTTGGCCCAGTCCTGCACCTCGTCCAGCCGGTCGACCAGATGTGGCAGCGCGACGGTGGTCAGCACGTCACGTAGTTGCGTGTCGGTGATGTCGTCGGTGCTGTTCGGATAGGCGACGACGGTGCGCAGATCACCCAGCGGCACGTAGGGCAGCTGCGACAGGAACATCGTGGCGCCCTCGCCGCCGGGCCTCCGCAGCGTCCCGGAGCAGAACGGCCACAGCTGGGCCAGGCTGCGTAACAGCGTGGTCTTGCCGCTGCCCGACGGCCCGGTGATCACCAGGCTGTCGCCCGGGTGCAGGGTGACGTCGAGTGGTTCGACCAACTGCCGCCCGTCCGGCGTGCGCACCGAGACGCCCTTCATCTCGACGCGGCCGCCCTCGCAGTCCTCGCAACCCAGCGTGGGCAGCTCGCGGCCCTCCTCGTTGGCGACGACGAGGCCGTGCAGGCGGATGATGGCCGCGCGGTAGCCGGCGAAGTTGTCGTAGGCGTTGCGGAAGAACGACAGCCCGGACAGGATCTCCCGGAACGCGCTCGCGGTCTGCGACAGCTGCCCCAAGGTGATCTCTCCGCTGTAGAAGCGGGGGAACTGCACGATGTAGGGGATGAGTTCCTGGGCCTGGGTGATGCCGAGGTTCCAGCCGAGGAATTTGGCCATGCGATTGACGTAGCGCTTGTAGTTGTCGACGATCGGCTCGAATCGGCGGCGCAGCCCGGTGCGTTCGGCGAGCTCGCCCCGGTAGAAGGCCACCGCCTCGGCGGCGTCCCGTAGCCGCACCAAGGCATACCGGAACGCGGCGTTGAACTTCTCGTTGAGGAACGCCAGCGTGATGATGGGCCGGCCGATCCAGAACGCCACCGCGGTGGCGAACACGATGTAGACGATGCCGATCACGAACATCGCGCGCGGCAACTCGACGCCGACCAGCGGCAAGGTCACCGGACCCGACAGGTTCCAAAGGATCGTGGTGAACGAGATCATCGCCGCGATCGAGGCGACCGCACCGAACAGCAGCGTGGATTGGGAGGTGTTGTTCGGGGTGTTGGGCAGTGCACCGACACCGGTGGTGAAGATGTCGATGTCCATCTGGATGCGCTGATCGGGGTTGTCGATGGTGTCGTCGATGAACCGGGCGCGGTAGTAGGCCTTGCCGTCGAGCCAGTCGCCGGTGAGCTGGTCGGTCAGCCAGGTCCGCCACCGCAGCATGAACCGCTGGGTGGCGATCAGGTCGAGCATGATGAGGGCGACGTTGAGCACGGCGAGCACGGCGAAAACCGTCATCGAGAGCCAGAATCCGTCGGCGCCGGATTCCCTGACCGCCTCGTTGTCGGAGCCCAGGCCGGCGGCGATGACCTGGAAGCTGGTCATCATGTCGTTGCCCTGGAAGCTGAACAGCACCGAGAGCCGCACGCTGGTGATGACCATCAGCAGGAGGCCGGCCAGCCACAGCCAGACCACCACACTGTCCGGGCCGGTGAAGTAGCCGCGGGTGACCCGCCAGAACTGCCGACCCCAGGTGGTGAATCGGACGATCAGAACCAGGATGACGAAGGTGGCGACCGCGGCGATCGCCCACCCCTTGGCGATCCACAGAAGCGAGGTCCACAGCTCGCTGCCCCAGTCCAGTGTCGGGGTGAACATTTCCACCCGGGCAAAGTACCGTGACAATCCGTCTTCGGCGTGACGGAGCCGGTCAGGGCGATGCAGCGAGTCGCGTCAGGCGCCATTTCCCGTCGCCGAGCAGCTCCAGCCGTTTTTCGTGAAAGCCGTGCACGGTCGAGCGGTGGCTGACGGTGACAATGGCCGCGTCGGGCAGTGCAGCGCGCAGGCGCTCGTAGAGCACCGACTCCAGCTTCTCGTCCATCGCCGAGGTCGACTCGTCGAGGAAGACCGCTTTCGGCTTGGCCAGCAGGACGCGGGCGAAGGCGATGCGCTGCTGCTCGCCGACCGAGAGCATCGTGGCCCACTCGGCGACCTCGTTGAGCCGCAGCACCAACTGGGGCAGATCGACGTCGATGAGCGCCCGCTGGATCGCGCGGTCGTCGTCGCCGCCTCGGCGGGGGTAGGTCACGACCGAGCGCAGATCGCCCAACGGCAGATACGGCAGCTGGGGCACGAACATCACCGCGTCGCTGCCGGCCGGCAACCGCACCCGCCCGGATGCGTACGGCCACAGGCCGGCCAGGCTCTGCAGCAGCACCGATTTCCCGATCCCGGACGGCCCGCAGATCACCAGGCCCTCGCCGGGCGACACCTGCAGATCCAGGGCGTCCAGCAGCACCGTGCCGTCGGGCCGGCGCACTTCGACGCCGTCGACCGCGACGGCATCGTCGGCGGATTCCAGGCTGTCGACGCCGCGGAACGTCGCCGCGAGGACGTTCTGGTCGACCAACCCGTCGAGCCGGATGATGGCGGCCCGATAGCTGGCGAACTGGTCGTAGGCGTTACGGAAGAACGACAGCGAGTCGTGGATCGCGGCGAACGCGTTGGAGGACTGCCACACATCTCCGAATGTCAACCGCCCGGCGAACAGTCCCTGCGCCTGCACCAACCAGGGCAGCGGGTTGATCGCCTGGCTCATCGACACGTTCCAGCCGAAGAACAGCATCATCCGGTTCAGCCAGTGCCGATAGTTGTCCATCACGGCGTCCAGGCGACCCTTCGACAGCGCGCCTTCGGCCCGCTCGCCGCGGTAGAGGCCGATCGCGGCGGCCGCCTCCCGCACCCGGACCAGTCCGTAGCGGAAGCTGGCGTTGCGTAGTTCGTTGACGAAGCTCAGCCGGATCAGCGGCCGCCCGATGACGAAGGCGACGATGGTCGCGACGGTGACATAGACCAGCACGATCCAGAACAGCGCACGTGGCAGTGTCAGGCCGCCGACCGTCAGGGACTCCGACAGCCGCCACAGGATCTGGCCGAACGAGAGCACCGACAACACCGCCTCCACCGCGCCGAAGAGCAGCGTGTGCCCCGAGTGGTACATCGGGTTGTTGGTGAATCCGCCGACGCCGGTGGTGAAGATGTCGACGTCCTGCTGGATCCGTTGTTCGGGGTTGTCGATCTGGCGGCCGGCGAACTGCGACCGGTAGTAGGCGCGATCATGCAGCCAGCCGTCGATGAACCGGCGGCTCAGCCACACCCGCCAGCGCATGATGAACCGCTGCGTGACGTACAGGTCGGCCAGCAGCCTCACGATGTAGCAGCCGGCGAGCACCGCGAAGACCACCATCGTCGCCCAGAAGCCGGCGATGCCGCTGTCGCGACCCGCGCCCGAAGCGCCCCCCTGAAACGCCACCTGCAGCGCCGTGAACAGGTCGTTGACGTAGTAGGTCAGCAGCACGTTGATCCGCACCGAGATCACCGTCGACAGCAGCAGAAACCCGAACAGCAACCAGACCGGGACACTGCCGCGGCCGGTGAAGTAGTCACCGCTGACCCGCCAGAACTGCCGCCCCCACACCGTGAAACGGGCCAGCGCGGCCAACACCAGCAGCAGGCAGATGAGGGTCAGTACGAAGGTTGTGGCGACCCACTGCGCCGAGTGCAGCCACTCCCGGCTCCAGTCGAGGGTGGGCTCGAACGTCTCGGCGTTCCCGGTGTCCACAGCCGTGCCACCTCCCCTCCACCGCGGTCTCGCCTGCGGCGAAGCTACCCCAGCCGCCGCCGGCCGGCGGTCAGGAAGCCGACGAACGTCCGGGGCGGCGAGAACAGGCGCAGAATCGGGACGGCGCCCGGCGTGTCGGGGGAGACGCGCACGCTCGGCGCCGGCAGGCAGACGCGTACCGTGATCGTGTGGCTCGCACCTCATCGAAGTCGGAATCCAAACCGGCCCAGAAATCAGCTCAGAAGGCGCAGGGACGATTGTCCGGCCGATTCTGGAAGATGCTCGGCGCCAGCACCGAAAAGGACCACGACCGGTCCATGGACAAGGTGCGCGCCGCCGAGGAGTTCGCCGCCAAGGCCGCCGACCTCGGCGACGAGCAGATGCGCAAGGCGACCACGCTGCTGCAGCTCGAGGACCTGGCCGATGCGCAGGACATCCCGCAGTTCCTCGCGATAGCCCGCGAGGCCGCCGAGCGCGCCACCGGCCTGCGCCCGTTCGATGTCCAGCTGCTCGGCGCGCTGAGGATGCTCGCCGGTGACGTCGTCGAGATGGCCACCGGTGAAGGCAAGACGCTGTCGGGGGCCATCGCGGCCGCCGGGTATGCGCTGTCCGGTCGCAACGTGCACGTCATCACGATCAACGACTACCTGGCCCGCCGTGACGCCGAGTGGATGGCTCCGCTGATCGAGGCGCTGGGCCTGACGGTCGGCTGGATCACCGCGGAGTCGACCGCCCAGGAGCGTCGCACCGCCTACCAGCGCGACATCACCTACGCCTCGGTCAACGAGGTCGGCTTCGACGTGCTGCGCGACCAACTGGTCACCGACGTGGCCGATCTGGTCTCGCCGAACCCCGACGTCGCGCTCATCGACGAAGCGGACTCCGTGCTCGTCGACGAGGCGCTGGTCCCGCTGGTGCTGGCCGGCACCAGCCACCGGGAGACACCGCGGGTCGAGCTCATCCGCATGGTCGGTGACCTCGAGGAGGGACGCGACTTCGCCAGCGATGCCGACAGCCGCAACGTGCATCTGACCGATGCCGGCGCACGCAAGCTGGAAGCCGCGCTGGGCGGTATCGACCTGTACTCCGAGGAGCACGTGG is a window from the Mycolicibacterium poriferae genome containing:
- a CDS encoding ABC transporter ATP-binding protein/permease, which encodes MFTPTLDWGSELWTSLLWIAKGWAIAAVATFVILVLIVRFTTWGRQFWRVTRGYFTGPDSVVVWLWLAGLLLMVITSVRLSVLFSFQGNDMMTSFQVIAAGLGSDNEAVRESGADGFWLSMTVFAVLAVLNVALIMLDLIATQRFMLRWRTWLTDQLTGDWLDGKAYYRARFIDDTIDNPDQRIQMDIDIFTTGVGALPNTPNNTSQSTLLFGAVASIAAMISFTTILWNLSGPVTLPLVGVELPRAMFVIGIVYIVFATAVAFWIGRPIITLAFLNEKFNAAFRYALVRLRDAAEAVAFYRGELAERTGLRRRFEPIVDNYKRYVNRMAKFLGWNLGITQAQELIPYIVQFPRFYSGEITLGQLSQTASAFREILSGLSFFRNAYDNFAGYRAAIIRLHGLVVANEEGRELPTLGCEDCEGGRVEMKGVSVRTPDGRQLVEPLDVTLHPGDSLVITGPSGSGKTTLLRSLAQLWPFCSGTLRRPGGEGATMFLSQLPYVPLGDLRTVVAYPNSTDDITDTQLRDVLTTVALPHLVDRLDEVQDWAKVLSPGEQQRVAFARILLTRPEAVFLDESTSALDEGLELMLYQLVRDRLPDTILVSVSHRSTVEQHHSQELQLLGDGRWHLGEVGEEPARS
- a CDS encoding ABC transporter ATP-binding protein/permease produces the protein MDTGNAETFEPTLDWSREWLHSAQWVATTFVLTLICLLLVLAALARFTVWGRQFWRVSGDYFTGRGSVPVWLLFGFLLLSTVISVRINVLLTYYVNDLFTALQVAFQGGASGAGRDSGIAGFWATMVVFAVLAGCYIVRLLADLYVTQRFIMRWRVWLSRRFIDGWLHDRAYYRSQFAGRQIDNPEQRIQQDVDIFTTGVGGFTNNPMYHSGHTLLFGAVEAVLSVLSFGQILWRLSESLTVGGLTLPRALFWIVLVYVTVATIVAFVIGRPLIRLSFVNELRNASFRYGLVRVREAAAAIGLYRGERAEGALSKGRLDAVMDNYRHWLNRMMLFFGWNVSMSQAINPLPWLVQAQGLFAGRLTFGDVWQSSNAFAAIHDSLSFFRNAYDQFASYRAAIIRLDGLVDQNVLAATFRGVDSLESADDAVAVDGVEVRRPDGTVLLDALDLQVSPGEGLVICGPSGIGKSVLLQSLAGLWPYASGRVRLPAGSDAVMFVPQLPYLPLGDLRSVVTYPRRGGDDDRAIQRALIDVDLPQLVLRLNEVAEWATMLSVGEQQRIAFARVLLAKPKAVFLDESTSAMDEKLESVLYERLRAALPDAAIVTVSHRSTVHGFHEKRLELLGDGKWRLTRLAASP